The genomic window AATGCTTGGGCTTGTCCCGCTATGCACGGTTCCTGAATACCTCTGGCTTGGGAGGTCTCTTCACGGTCAATGTGTTAAAGGAGGACTGGATTCTGAAGTAGCTGTTTTGAATAGTTTCATCACAATGTACATGAAATGCGGGTCGGTAGAAGCTGGTAGGAGGTTGTTTGATGAGATGCCTGTGAAGGGTTTGATTACTTGGAATGCTGTGATTTCTGGATATTCACAGAACGGGCTAGCTTACGATGTTCTGGAACTTTATGAGCAGATGAAATCATCGGGTGTTTGTCCTGATCCTTTTACATTGGTTAGTGTTCTGTCTTCTTGTGCCCATCTTGGAGCTAAGAAGATTGGTCACGAAGTAGGGAAGTTAGTAGAATCCAATGGTTTTGTaccaaatgtttttgtaaGCAATGCATCGATTAGCATGTATGCTAGATGCGGTAACTTGGCAAAGGCACGTGCTGTTTTCGACATCATGCCTGTAAAAAGCTTAGTTTCATGGACCGCCATGATTGGTTGCTATGGGATGCATGGAATGGGAGAGATTGGGCTTATGCTTTTTGATGATATGATAAAAAGAGGCATAAGACCAGATGGGGCGGTGTTTGTAATGGTTTTATCTGCTTGCAGCCATTCAGGGCTAACGGATAAAGGTTTAGAGTTATTTAGAGCGATGAAGAGAGAGTATAAGCTGGAGCCTGGTCCTGAACACTACTCTTGTTTAGTTGATCTACTCGGAAGAGCTGGTCGGCTAGATGAAGCCATGGAGTTTATAGAGTCAATGCCTGTTGAACCGGACGGTGCTGTTTGGGGTGCTCTATTGGGTGCTTGTAAAATCCATAAGAATGTGGATATGGCAGAGTTAGCTTTTGCAAAGGTGATTGAGTTTGAACCCAATAACATTGGCTACTATGTATTGatgtcaaatatatattcagaCTCGAAAAACCAAGAAGGAATCTGGAGAATCCGGGTAatgatgagagagagagcatTCAGGAAAAAGCCTGGGTATAGTTATGTGGAACACAAGGGAAGAGTTCACTTGTTTTTAGCTGGCGATAGAAGTCATGAGCAAACAGAGGAAGTCCATAGAATGTTGGATGAGTTAGAGACTTCTGTGATGGAGCTTGCGGGAAACATGGACTGTGATAGAGGCGAAGAGGTTTCGAGCACTACCCGTGAGCATAGCGAGAGGTTAGCAATAGCTTTTGGGATTCTCAACAG from Arabidopsis thaliana chromosome 3, partial sequence includes these protein-coding regions:
- a CDS encoding Pentatricopeptide repeat (PPR) superfamily protein (Pentatricopeptide repeat (PPR) superfamily protein; CONTAINS InterPro DOMAIN/s: Pentatricopeptide repeat (InterPro:IPR002885); BEST Arabidopsis thaliana protein match is: Pentatricopeptide repeat (PPR) superfamily protein (TAIR:AT4G30700.1); Has 38316 Blast hits to 13864 proteins in 256 species: Archae - 0; Bacteria - 8; Metazoa - 61; Fungi - 80; Plants - 37599; Viruses - 0; Other Eukaryotes - 568 (source: NCBI BLink).) — its product is MIVVTSFVRNSAVAAVASTPWNVRLRELAYQSLFSESISLYRSMLRSGSSPDAFSFPFILKSCASLSLPVSGQQLHCHVTKGGCETEPFVLTALISMYCKCGLVADARKVFEENPQSSQLSVCYNALISGYTANSKVTDAAYMFRRMKETGVSVDSVTMLGLVPLCTVPEYLWLGRSLHGQCVKGGLDSEVAVLNSFITMYMKCGSVEAGRRLFDEMPVKGLITWNAVISGYSQNGLAYDVLELYEQMKSSGVCPDPFTLVSVLSSCAHLGAKKIGHEVGKLVESNGFVPNVFVSNASISMYARCGNLAKARAVFDIMPVKSLVSWTAMIGCYGMHGMGEIGLMLFDDMIKRGIRPDGAVFVMVLSACSHSGLTDKGLELFRAMKREYKLEPGPEHYSCLVDLLGRAGRLDEAMEFIESMPVEPDGAVWGALLGACKIHKNVDMAELAFAKVIEFEPNNIGYYVLMSNIYSDSKNQEGIWRIRVMMRERAFRKKPGYSYVEHKGRVHLFLAGDRSHEQTEEVHRMLDELETSVMELAGNMDCDRGEEVSSTTREHSERLAIAFGILNSIPGTEILVIKNLRVCEDCHVFLKQVSKIVDRQFVVRDASRFHYFKDGVCSCKDYW